cagtgaactagagtggcagcacaacaccacagtagtgatggtggtggtacagtgaactagagtggcagcacaacaccacagtactgacggtgggggtacagtgaactagagtggcagcacaacaccacagtagtgatggtgatggtacagtaaactagagtggcagcacaacaccacagtagtgatggtgatggtacagtgaacatgagtggcagcacaacaccacagtagtgatggtggtggtaccgtgaactagagtgtcagcacaacaccacagtagtgatggtgatggtacagtgaactagagtggcagcacaacaccacagtagtgatggtactgtgaactagagtggcagcacaacaccacagtagtgataatggtggtacagtgaactagagtggctgcacaacaccacagtagtgatggtgatggtacagtgaactagagtggcagcacaacaccacagtagtgatggtggtggtacagtgaactagagtggcaacacaacaccacagttgtgatggtggtggtacagtgaactagagtcgcagcacaacaccacagtagtgatggtgatggtacagtgaactagagtggcagcacaacaccacagtagtgatggcacagcgaactagagtggcagcacaacaccacagtagtgatggtacagtgaactagagttgcagcacaacaccacagtagtgataatgatggtgcagtgaactagagtggcagcacaacaccacaatagtgatggtggtggtacagtgaactagagtggcagcagaacactacagtagtggtgatacagtgaactagagtagcagcacaacaccacagtagtgatggtacagtgaacgagagtggcagcacaacaccacagtagtggtggtacagtgaactagagaggtagcacaacaccacagtagtgataatgatggtacagtgaactagagtggcagcacaacaccacagtagtgatggtggtggtacagtgaactagagtggcagcataacaccacagtagtgatggtacagtgaactagagtagcagcacaacaccacagtagtgataatgatggtacagtgaactagagtggcagcacaacaccacagtactgacggtgggggtacagtgaactagagtggcagcactacaccacagtagtgatggtacagtgaactagagtggcagcactacaccacagtagtgataatacagtgaactagagtagcagcacaacaccacagtagtgataatgatggtacagtgaactagagtggcagcacaacaccacagtagtgatggtggaggtacagtgaactagagtggcagcacaacaccacagtactgacggtgggggtacagtgaactagagtggcagcacaacaccacagtagtgatggtgatggtacagtaaactagagtggcagcacaacaccacagtagtgatggtgatggtacagtgaacatgagtggcagcacaacaccacagtagtgatggtggtggtacagtgaactagagtgtcagcacaacaccacagtagtgatggtgatggtacagtgaactagagtggcagcacaacaccacagtagtgatggtactgtgaactagagtggcagcacaacaccacagtagtgataatggtggtacagtgaactagagtggctgcacaacaccacagtagtgatggtgatggtacagtgaactagagtggcagcacaacaccacagtagtgatggtggtggtacagtgaactagagtggcaacacaacaccacagttgtgatggtggtggtacagtgaactagagtcgcagcacaacaccacagtagtgatggtgatggtacagtgaactagagtggcagcacaacaccacagtagtgatggcacagcgaactagagtggcagcacaacaccacagtagtgatggtacagtgaactagagttgcagcacaacaccacagtagtgataatgatggtgcagtgaactagagtggcagcacaacaccacagtagtgatggtggtggtacagtgaactagagtggcagcacaacaccacagtagtgatggtacagtgaactagagtggcagcacaacaccacagtagtgatggtacagtgaactagagtagcagcacaacaccacagtagtgatggtggtggtacagtgaactagagtggcagcacaacaccacagtagtgatggtgatggtacagtgaactagagtggcagcacaacaccacagtagtgatggtgatggtacagtgaactagagtggcagcacaacaccacagtagtgatggtgatggtacagtgaactagagttgcagcacaacaccacagtagtgatggtacagtgaactagagtggcagcacaacaccacagtagtgatggtgatggtacagtgaactagagtggcagcacaacaccacagtagtgatattggtggtacagtgaactagagtggcagcacaacaccatagtagtgatggtggtggtacagtgaactagtgtggcaacacaacaccacagtagtgatggtggtggtacagtgaactggagtggcagcacaacaccacagtagtgatggtgatggtacagtgaactagagtggcagcacaacaccacagtagtgatggtacagcgaactagagtggcagcacaacaccacagtagtgatggtacagtgaactagagcagtagcacaacaccacagtagtgataatgatggtacagtgaacttgagtggcagcacaacaccacagtagtgatggtggtggtacagtgaactagagtggcagcagaacaccacagtagtgatggtacagtgaactagagtagcagcacaacaccacagtagtgatggtggtggtacagtgaactagagtggcagcacaacaccacagtagtgatggtgatggtacagtgaacttgagtggcagcacaacaccacagtagtgatggtgatggtacagtgaactagagtggcagcactacaccatagtagtgatagtgatggtacagtgaactagagtggcagcacaacaccacagtagtgatggtggtggtacagtgaactagagtggcagcacaacaccacagtagtgatggtacagtgaactagagtggcagcacaacaccacagtagtgatggtggtggtacagtgaactagagtggcagcacaacaccacagtagtgatggtacagtgaactagagtggcagcacaacaccacagtagtgatggtgatggtacagtgaactagagtggcagcacaacaccacagtccaccacagtcacctctgtaatgtcactgtggttgactgctgccctcaccacatccagtccgctcaccacatcaccgaagacatataaccactggccaccaccctggaggtccctggtgccGATGATGAACTGGGTACTCCTGGGATCCCCCAGCGGACACCTGGCCCGCACAGCTCCTGCCCGGCCTGACCTCCGGGCAGGAGCTGTGTGGGCCAGGACGTAATGCAGCAGTtgggctcctccctcaccatcattactctcgtagtctccgccccccacacactcccccggcTGACCTTTGTCATccacccacaacagtttagtgttgcggtaggtgtggccccgctggcccgtacacaacaacacaaactgtctggccagcagagtgtcaggggtcaaccggatggtgacccgccctcttgttgaccccgcccacccgagctCAAGGAACGCCAAGGTGCAGGAGGGGTCTAGCatgcccacaacctcactctcctgcagaaaatgaaataaatcatgctgataactgtataacaaaatgttatcatattagttataactcagtaatgtcagtaagacaagtgggtgtaataaagtaacctggagggtgtgggcgtaGGTGGGCGTGGGCTGAcacaggagtgggtggaggtacagctgtccgtcttgtagagttatcaTGGCGGAGCGGCGGctatcttggtcttcctggacggccaacacccggccagcctccaccagcctcttgacgggctccctcatcctgcggaggtcctcaacctgttgacagtgtcagccccattatcacctgtggtcagtgtcagacccattatcacctgtggacagtgtcagccccattatcacctgtggtcagtgtcagccccattatcacctgtggtcagtgtcagccccattatcacctgtggtcagtgtcagccccattatcaaccATGGGCAgtgccagccccattatcacctgtggacagtgtcacccccgttatcacctgtggacagtgtcacccccattatcacctgtggtaagtgtcagccccattatcacctgtgatcagtgtcagccccattatcacctgtggtcagtgtcagccccattatcacctgtggacagtgacaactccattatcacatgtggagtgtcagccccattatcacctgtggtcagtgtcagccccattatcacctgtggtcagtgtcagccccattatcacctgtggtcagtgtcagccccattatcacctgtggtcagtgtcagcccattatcaccagtgggcagtgtcagccccattatcacctgtggacagtgtcagccccattatcatctgtggaaagtgtcagccccattatcacatgtggagtgTCAGCCccgttatcacctgtgggcagtgccagccccattatcacctgtggtaagtgtcagccccattatcacctgtggacagtgtcagccccattatcacctgtggtcagtgtcagccccattatcacatatggattgtcagccccattatcacctgtggtcagtgtcagccccattatcacctgtggtcagtgtcagccccattatcacctgtggacagtgtcagcaccattatcacctgtggtcagtgtcagccccattatcacctgtggtcagtgtcagccccattatcacctgtggtcagtgccag
The sequence above is a segment of the Procambarus clarkii isolate CNS0578487 chromosome 35, FALCON_Pclarkii_2.0, whole genome shotgun sequence genome. Coding sequences within it:
- the LOC138371344 gene encoding uncharacterized protein produces the protein MTTTETGATADPVHLGDSASIIMNKVQEITGEIHQKQLTVEDLRRMREPVKRLVEAGRVLAVQEDQDSRRSAMITLQDGQLYLHPLLCQPTPTYAHTLQESEVVGMLDPSCTLAFLELGWAGSTRGRVTIRLTPDTLLARQFVLLCTGQRGHTYRNTKLLWVDDKGQPGECVGGGDYESNDGEGGAQLLHYVLAHTAPARRSGRAGAVRARCPLGDPRSTQFIIGTRDLQGGGQWLYVFGDVVSGLDVVRAAVNHSDITEVTVVDCGVVLPL